From one Bacteroides intestinalis DSM 17393 genomic stretch:
- a CDS encoding glycerophosphodiester phosphodiesterase family protein produces the protein MKNAIFIAGMLLSSFVMRAGDISKYVLDNYLIPVGQSGSAVGRIYPTPSNVCLLSDTSSLFRIDLKEKSICLKKNKALSAGQTSYRYGITLLIDGQQCEFELLKDGFSKNRVVAHRGAWRQKGVLQNSVRSFQNAVELGCQGSEMDVWLTADNRVILSHDPHVYGLEVENITSLQLFQQTINKKDPVPSLQELLIAARAQNSTHPIIEIKDSQKGLERTLQLTDSVVSIVHRMKMQGYVEYISFNYEVLKRIRELDPTARTLYLWEGKKELKDLVNDRISGIDYSYYAYRQDKNLTQKAREAGLLTNVWTVNSAEELQQYYLLGVDYITTDEPELLLKIIDSLK, from the coding sequence ATGAAAAATGCAATCTTTATAGCAGGAATGCTTCTTAGCTCCTTCGTCATGAGGGCCGGAGATATTTCGAAGTATGTGTTGGATAATTATCTGATTCCCGTGGGGCAGTCGGGGAGTGCAGTGGGTCGGATATATCCCACACCCTCCAATGTTTGTTTGCTGAGTGATACTTCTTCTCTTTTCCGGATTGATCTTAAAGAGAAATCAATCTGTCTGAAAAAGAATAAGGCATTATCAGCAGGGCAGACGAGTTATAGATACGGCATAACCCTTTTGATTGACGGGCAGCAGTGTGAGTTTGAATTATTGAAAGACGGCTTCAGCAAGAACAGAGTGGTGGCTCATCGGGGTGCCTGGAGACAGAAAGGGGTGTTGCAAAATTCAGTTCGTTCTTTTCAGAATGCGGTGGAATTGGGATGTCAGGGATCTGAAATGGATGTCTGGTTAACTGCCGACAATAGAGTTATTCTTTCCCATGATCCGCATGTATATGGATTGGAAGTTGAAAATATCACCTCATTGCAGTTGTTTCAACAAACGATTAATAAGAAAGACCCGGTGCCTTCACTTCAGGAGCTCTTGATAGCTGCAAGGGCGCAGAATAGTACCCATCCTATTATTGAAATAAAAGATTCCCAGAAAGGGTTGGAGCGTACGTTACAGTTGACAGACTCTGTGGTGAGTATTGTTCATCGCATGAAAATGCAGGGGTATGTGGAATATATCAGTTTCAATTATGAAGTCTTGAAACGTATCCGTGAACTGGATCCTACAGCCAGAACTCTTTACTTATGGGAAGGTAAGAAGGAACTGAAGGACCTGGTGAACGACCGCATCTCAGGAATTGATTATTCTTACTATGCATACAGGCAAGATAAGAACCTGACTCAAAAAGCCAGGGAAGCCGGTTTACTTACCAATGTCTGGACGGTGAATAGTGCGGAAGAGTTGCAACAATATTATTTGTTGGGAGTAGACTATATTACTACAGATGAACCTGAATTATTATTGAAGATTATAGATAGTTTAAAATAA
- a CDS encoding n-acyl-d-glucosamine 2-epimerase: MDLKKLTDQYKDELLDNVLPFWLEHSQDHEYGGYFTCLDRKGNVFDTDKFIWLQGREVWLFSMLYNKVEKRQEWLDCAIQGGEFLKKYGHDGNYNWYFSLDRTGRPLVEPYNIFSYTFAVMAFGQLSLATGNQEYADIAMKTFDIVLSKTGNPKGKWNKLYPGTRELKNFALPMILCNLAMEIEHLLDKGCLEKTMEVCIHEVMEVFYRPELGGIIVENVLANGELSDSFEGRQVTPGHDIEAMWFIMDLGKRLNRPDLIEKAKNITLTMLDYGWDKEFGGIYYFMDRKGCPPQQLEWDQKLWWVHIETLISLLKGYQLTGDKQCLDWFEKVHEYTWSHFKDNEYPEWYGYLNRRGEVLLPLKGGKWKGCFHVPRGLYQCWQILEDITKNV; the protein is encoded by the coding sequence ATGGATTTGAAGAAATTAACGGATCAGTACAAGGATGAACTGTTGGATAATGTTCTTCCTTTCTGGTTAGAACATTCCCAGGATCACGAATATGGTGGGTATTTTACCTGTCTGGACCGGAAAGGGAATGTTTTTGACACAGACAAATTTATTTGGTTACAGGGCCGGGAAGTATGGTTGTTTTCGATGCTTTATAATAAGGTAGAGAAACGCCAGGAATGGTTGGACTGTGCTATTCAGGGAGGTGAGTTTCTGAAAAAATATGGTCATGATGGAAATTATAACTGGTATTTTTCTCTTGATCGTACAGGACGTCCTTTGGTGGAACCTTATAACATATTCTCATATACCTTTGCTGTAATGGCATTTGGACAGCTCAGCCTGGCTACGGGAAATCAAGAGTATGCGGATATAGCGATGAAGACTTTCGATATTGTACTATCGAAGACTGGCAATCCTAAGGGAAAATGGAATAAGCTTTATCCGGGTACACGTGAGTTGAAGAATTTTGCTTTGCCGATGATCCTATGTAATTTGGCTATGGAAATAGAGCATTTGCTGGATAAGGGTTGTCTGGAAAAGACGATGGAAGTATGCATCCATGAAGTTATGGAAGTTTTCTATCGTCCGGAACTTGGAGGCATTATTGTAGAGAATGTTCTGGCAAATGGAGAACTTTCCGATTCTTTCGAAGGACGCCAGGTTACTCCGGGCCATGATATTGAGGCAATGTGGTTTATTATGGACCTAGGGAAACGTCTGAACCGTCCGGATCTGATTGAAAAGGCGAAGAATATAACTTTGACGATGCTTGATTATGGTTGGGACAAAGAATTTGGCGGTATCTACTATTTCATGGATCGTAAAGGATGTCCACCTCAACAATTAGAATGGGATCAGAAATTGTGGTGGGTTCATATTGAAACTCTGATTTCATTGCTCAAAGGTTATCAACTGACCGGAGATAAGCAATGTCTTGATTGGTTTGAAAAGGTACATGAATATACATGGAGCCATTTCAAAGATAATGAATATCCGGAATGGTATGGTTATCTGAATAGAAGAGGTGAGGTGTTATTGCCTCTAAAAGGTGGAAAGTGGAAAGGCTGTTTTCATGTTCCGAGAGGGCTTTACCAATGCTGGCAAATATTAGAAGATATAACTAAGAATGTATGA
- a CDS encoding DUF5018 domain-containing protein translates to MKILNRIAATACLFGAVLLVSCESPDLSTAHESQVNGLLNVTIQIPDNPTEFYATKKGPYEEGEEITVKVPTTDEDPLDVSRLICTVSVEHNCYVVPGVGGEMDFTEPYKITVIDALGNRHNNTIRVVPTPPKTKFSKVWEKNCTDLGLASRNNTGLAIYGQYLAVQEYNGPIYLYDMKTGAAVKTIDAARSFMMKARTDDAGHLITSRENIYGAGFMVFYYSEADQEHKLLLDYTAGDGCPGDLGYNMNVAGDVTSGTAYIYGTGPNDMTIYYWKLQDGQLVTPANQPNKLRYGPAGSSWTAAPAIQRVSLADDSDHYISYTKWVNGNSDEALKSRFNIFTTSMEVTALNAADHEYRLLGFNVFKVENDTYLALNDQGADQWAGGGATLKVFDITNTSKMELGPDDDGYSDFCVFTSDMSAWGQNYFSWGDVAVYKEVTSTGYDVYIATSVVGFDLSQSIVRMYKMSYFRQ, encoded by the coding sequence ATGAAAATACTTAATAGAATTGCAGCAACAGCGTGTTTGTTTGGGGCAGTGCTCTTAGTTTCCTGTGAGTCTCCTGACTTGAGTACAGCACATGAAAGCCAAGTAAATGGTCTACTTAATGTAACCATTCAGATACCTGATAATCCGACGGAGTTTTATGCTACCAAGAAAGGTCCTTATGAAGAGGGAGAAGAAATTACGGTGAAAGTTCCTACCACGGATGAGGACCCGCTCGATGTAAGCCGTCTGATTTGTACTGTAAGTGTGGAACATAATTGCTATGTTGTTCCGGGAGTTGGAGGTGAAATGGATTTCACTGAACCTTATAAAATAACAGTAATCGATGCATTGGGCAATCGTCATAACAATACGATTCGTGTCGTACCGACACCGCCTAAAACCAAGTTCTCCAAAGTGTGGGAAAAGAACTGCACCGATTTGGGACTAGCAAGCCGCAACAATACAGGCTTGGCAATATACGGTCAATATCTGGCAGTTCAGGAATACAATGGTCCTATCTACCTGTATGACATGAAGACGGGAGCAGCGGTTAAGACTATAGATGCAGCAAGATCGTTTATGATGAAGGCTCGTACGGATGATGCCGGTCACTTGATTACTTCCCGTGAAAATATTTACGGTGCAGGTTTCATGGTCTTCTATTATTCTGAAGCAGATCAGGAACATAAGTTACTGCTTGACTATACTGCCGGTGATGGTTGCCCGGGAGATTTGGGGTATAACATGAATGTAGCGGGTGATGTAACCAGCGGTACAGCTTATATTTATGGTACAGGGCCTAATGATATGACTATTTATTATTGGAAATTACAGGATGGTCAGTTAGTGACTCCTGCCAATCAGCCTAATAAACTACGTTACGGACCGGCCGGAAGTTCTTGGACTGCCGCACCTGCCATACAGCGTGTTTCATTGGCCGATGATTCAGATCATTACATCAGTTATACGAAGTGGGTAAATGGAAATAGTGATGAGGCTTTGAAGAGTCGCTTCAATATCTTTACGACATCCATGGAGGTTACGGCCTTGAATGCTGCCGACCATGAATACCGTTTGCTTGGCTTCAATGTGTTTAAGGTGGAAAATGATACCTATTTGGCACTCAATGACCAAGGTGCTGACCAATGGGCTGGTGGTGGTGCTACCCTCAAGGTATTCGACATTACCAATACTTCTAAGATGGAACTGGGACCGGACGATGACGGATATAGTGACTTCTGTGTATTTACAAGCGATATGTCCGCATGGGGGCAGAATTACTTTAGCTGGGGAGACGTTGCTGTCTACAAAGAAGTAACCTCAACCGGGTATGACGTGTACATTGCAACCTCTGTTGTTGGCTTTGATTTATCACAGTCTATTGTAAGAATGTATAAGATGAGTTATTTCCGTCAATAA
- a CDS encoding DUF4434 domain-containing protein, giving the protein MKTTAILVSLFCFILTSCGSDDHNGGGNDQDGDYNLKEEIRKVLNSTKATKNINPFDELGCEIYRTGPTSAEEPTKATIDYDLGDDYKEGVGSFKLKYSFSGKPMTSNPEYVYFEETWGDYRPDLSFYPLGLSIWVKGQKGNKGVFRFIIMEDEKQFNADKPHDSTRKRWQYYAFEDEEILSKEGWNRLVMPYSAFKLYKKGQGATADGLLLNRFEGFRIEIVNTKHEVCTGEVGIDALEQLTSYELKNGKPKFSSIFVQLNTAYVNEDWDKQFQDSRAIGIDTWIIQYVEQFTDGENTSISFYKNTNMPWITEKYDFVDKMFEAAERNGIKLIVGLYPGDYSKTNTASPEKYNLNLERNKMVFDEVYEQFGNHPCLEGWYITEEFHDGSYPVGWQQEPSLSMLAKYLEGVASYIKTKSDKPVSIAPALWRGMPADLCGQWFGRIFAQTPNIDYLYIQDLGGRCLVDVDVDLPNWFAEIKKACDANGVHFGVDIESFQSCWCPNVPYREKNWSELKEQLFVAGLFTEYITNFSWVTFKKGTNNYTSYKKYLEDNGLL; this is encoded by the coding sequence ATGAAAACAACTGCTATATTGGTAAGTCTGTTCTGTTTTATTTTGACTTCCTGTGGAAGTGATGATCATAACGGAGGAGGAAACGATCAGGATGGTGACTATAACCTGAAAGAAGAGATACGCAAAGTATTGAATAGCACGAAAGCTACTAAAAATATTAACCCTTTCGATGAATTAGGGTGCGAAATTTATCGTACTGGTCCTACCAGTGCCGAAGAACCTACCAAAGCCACTATTGACTATGACTTAGGTGATGACTATAAAGAAGGAGTAGGAAGCTTTAAGCTGAAATACAGTTTTTCCGGTAAACCTATGACTTCAAATCCTGAGTATGTCTATTTCGAAGAAACATGGGGAGATTATCGCCCCGACTTGTCTTTTTATCCTTTGGGACTTTCTATTTGGGTAAAAGGCCAAAAAGGTAACAAAGGTGTTTTCCGCTTCATCATTATGGAAGATGAGAAGCAATTCAATGCCGACAAACCGCATGACAGTACACGTAAGAGATGGCAATATTATGCTTTCGAAGACGAAGAAATATTATCCAAAGAAGGCTGGAACCGTTTGGTTATGCCCTACAGTGCGTTCAAATTGTATAAAAAGGGCCAGGGGGCTACGGCTGACGGCTTATTGCTAAACCGTTTTGAGGGATTCCGGATTGAAATCGTAAATACGAAACATGAAGTCTGCACCGGTGAAGTAGGTATCGATGCGTTGGAGCAATTGACTTCTTATGAGCTGAAAAACGGTAAGCCCAAGTTCTCCAGCATTTTTGTACAATTGAATACCGCCTATGTCAACGAAGACTGGGATAAACAGTTTCAGGATAGCCGTGCCATCGGCATTGATACTTGGATTATCCAGTATGTGGAACAGTTTACAGACGGAGAAAATACTAGTATTTCGTTCTATAAGAATACCAATATGCCTTGGATTACCGAGAAGTATGACTTTGTAGACAAAATGTTCGAGGCTGCCGAACGCAATGGCATAAAACTGATTGTAGGCCTTTACCCCGGTGATTACAGTAAAACAAATACGGCATCACCGGAGAAATATAATCTCAATTTGGAGAGAAATAAGATGGTGTTCGATGAGGTGTATGAACAATTTGGCAATCACCCTTGCCTTGAAGGTTGGTATATAACCGAAGAATTTCATGATGGTTCTTATCCTGTAGGCTGGCAGCAAGAACCCTCTTTATCCATGTTGGCTAAGTATCTTGAAGGAGTGGCTTCTTATATTAAGACCAAATCGGATAAGCCCGTTTCTATCGCTCCGGCTTTATGGAGAGGTATGCCGGCCGATCTTTGCGGGCAATGGTTTGGACGGATCTTCGCTCAGACGCCCAATATTGATTATTTATACATTCAGGATCTTGGCGGACGCTGTCTGGTGGATGTGGATGTAGACCTGCCTAATTGGTTTGCTGAGATTAAAAAAGCATGTGATGCCAACGGCGTACATTTTGGTGTTGATATAGAATCATTCCAGAGTTGCTGGTGTCCGAATGTCCCTTATCGGGAAAAGAACTGGAGTGAACTAAAGGAGCAATTATTCGTAGCAGGGTTGTTTACCGAATATATCACGAATTTCAGTTGGGTTACTTTTAAGAAGGGTACAAACAATTATACAAGTTATAAAAAGTACCTGGAAGACAATGGACTTTTGTAA
- a CDS encoding SusC/RagA family TonB-linked outer membrane protein, whose amino-acid sequence MKNKYLCLLFLLFSLLSMSAHAQIKVEGNVFDENDIPLIGVSVVTEGGKTGAITDVNGHFSIMVPNANAHLTFSYVGYITQKLPLKGKKLLKVIMKEDANLLDEVVVVGYGTQKKINVTGAIAQVDNKELKMAPSGSLSGMLAGRLPGLISKQSSGQPGADGANLYIRGNGAGDGSPLIVIDGVITDYFPSFSPDEVESITILKDATAAAVYGVRAAAGVILITTKRGAVQKPTVTYNGSLTLSQNTDFPKFLNGPDYAYWYNKAQLLDGVAEENLRFSPEEIDRITNPGENEHIYGNTDWFDLLFRNTAPTYTNNVSVSGGTEKIKFFASVGAYNQEGIIKRTSYDKYNFRSNMDAKITDNFDLSLDLSGYVSEQDEPGASAGVGSYASIFQQALLSYPYLKPYTADGMPIASINTAGNGNNNPIAARDLSGNNNVKKTYFQGNIAMKYQLPFVKGLSVKLNASYLKNYTMQKKYFLTYDVYGWNQTTRQGNVETGRIANKVSLNQWFTESEGYTIQPALEYSNKFGKHAVSGLFLYEFSRTDQSSMSAGRTDFPITDIMDLNYGLEVNKDLVKGGHSQAKRAGYVIRLNYSYDDKYLLEFTSRIDASTALPKKYRWGVFPGVSVGWRLSQEDFFKEAVPFMENLKIRASVGRLGSDRAISNTMTYFSTASLSADPTVLFGTSPQKYLGLSSPVNPLLKWQLTDTYNIGIESSMWNGLLGVELDVFYMKTTRSLESQSANFPPSLGSYYPTYINYGSHDNRGFELVLSHNNQIRDFTYRVRGNLSWARNKVLKMTEDANVPDYKRATGGPMGRYWGFVADGLFQSEEEIAHSAVFGPTLPGDIKLKDINGDGKITWDQDMVPIGRSNTPEMMFGLNLGAEWKGFDFNMLLQGAALFDVNLCGLYSSGIRDDTFYTRPFYADGNTPYYLVEGAWRPDHTDAKYPRLGIDSRSNGGKFSSWWVVDGSYVRLKSIQLGYTIPKKWSKKAGFERIRAYVAGGNLFTLSHLEHMDPEMPSVNQGYYPQQRTYEFGLNVTF is encoded by the coding sequence ATGAAAAACAAGTATCTTTGTTTGCTATTTTTATTATTCTCTTTGCTGAGTATGAGTGCACATGCTCAAATTAAGGTAGAGGGTAATGTGTTTGATGAGAATGACATTCCATTGATTGGCGTATCCGTTGTAACCGAAGGAGGAAAGACGGGGGCTATAACTGATGTAAACGGTCATTTCTCGATTATGGTACCTAATGCTAATGCGCATTTGACTTTCTCTTATGTGGGCTATATCACTCAGAAGTTGCCACTGAAAGGAAAAAAACTTCTGAAAGTGATAATGAAGGAAGATGCTAATTTGTTAGATGAAGTTGTAGTAGTAGGCTACGGTACACAGAAGAAAATAAATGTGACCGGTGCTATTGCACAAGTGGACAATAAGGAACTGAAGATGGCACCGAGCGGAAGCCTTTCCGGTATGCTGGCCGGCCGTTTGCCCGGTTTGATTTCCAAACAGAGCAGCGGACAGCCAGGAGCCGATGGGGCTAACTTGTACATCCGTGGTAATGGTGCCGGAGATGGCAGTCCATTGATTGTTATTGATGGCGTTATTACTGATTACTTTCCATCATTTTCTCCTGACGAAGTAGAATCTATTACTATTTTGAAAGATGCGACTGCTGCAGCTGTTTATGGTGTGCGTGCTGCTGCTGGTGTGATTCTTATTACGACGAAACGTGGTGCTGTTCAAAAGCCTACCGTAACGTATAACGGATCACTTACATTGAGTCAGAATACTGATTTTCCGAAATTCCTGAATGGACCGGATTATGCCTATTGGTATAATAAGGCTCAGCTTTTGGATGGAGTTGCGGAGGAAAACCTGAGATTTTCACCTGAAGAAATAGACCGCATTACCAACCCGGGAGAGAATGAGCACATCTATGGAAATACAGACTGGTTTGATTTGTTATTCCGTAATACAGCTCCTACCTATACAAACAATGTTTCTGTTTCCGGTGGTACGGAAAAAATTAAGTTCTTTGCTTCGGTTGGTGCATACAATCAGGAAGGTATCATTAAACGTACTTCTTATGATAAGTATAATTTTCGCTCTAATATGGATGCAAAGATTACTGATAACTTCGATTTGTCTCTTGATTTATCCGGTTATGTTTCCGAGCAAGATGAACCGGGTGCTTCTGCAGGTGTAGGTTCTTATGCTTCTATTTTCCAGCAGGCATTGTTGTCATATCCTTACTTGAAACCTTATACGGCTGATGGAATGCCTATAGCCAGTATAAATACGGCTGGTAATGGAAATAACAACCCTATTGCAGCACGAGATTTGTCTGGTAATAATAACGTAAAGAAGACATATTTCCAGGGTAATATTGCCATGAAGTATCAGTTACCTTTTGTGAAAGGACTATCTGTTAAGTTGAATGCTTCTTATCTGAAGAATTATACTATGCAGAAGAAGTACTTCTTAACTTATGATGTGTACGGTTGGAACCAGACTACCCGGCAAGGTAATGTAGAGACTGGTAGAATCGCTAATAAAGTTTCTTTGAATCAGTGGTTTACAGAAAGTGAAGGTTATACAATTCAACCTGCTCTTGAGTACTCAAACAAATTTGGTAAGCATGCCGTATCCGGATTATTCTTGTATGAATTTTCCAGAACAGACCAGTCCAGTATGTCTGCCGGTAGAACGGATTTTCCTATAACTGATATCATGGATTTGAACTATGGACTTGAGGTGAATAAAGATTTGGTGAAAGGCGGACACAGTCAGGCTAAACGCGCCGGCTATGTAATTCGTCTGAACTATTCTTATGATGATAAGTATTTGTTGGAGTTCACCAGTAGAATTGATGCTTCTACAGCACTTCCCAAGAAATACAGATGGGGTGTGTTCCCGGGTGTTTCGGTAGGATGGAGACTTTCTCAGGAGGACTTCTTTAAAGAAGCCGTTCCTTTTATGGAAAACCTGAAGATTCGCGCATCTGTAGGACGTTTGGGTAGCGATCGTGCCATTAGCAATACGATGACTTATTTCTCTACAGCCAGTTTATCAGCTGACCCGACTGTATTATTCGGTACCAGTCCTCAGAAATATTTGGGATTGAGCAGTCCGGTAAATCCTCTTTTGAAGTGGCAGTTGACTGATACTTATAATATTGGTATCGAATCCAGCATGTGGAATGGTTTATTGGGTGTTGAATTAGATGTGTTCTATATGAAGACCACCCGTTCATTGGAGTCTCAGTCAGCCAACTTCCCGCCGTCGTTGGGATCTTACTATCCGACATATATCAATTATGGTTCTCATGATAACCGTGGTTTTGAGCTCGTATTGTCTCATAATAATCAGATTAGAGATTTTACTTATCGCGTAAGAGGTAATCTTTCTTGGGCTCGTAATAAAGTGTTGAAAATGACGGAAGATGCCAATGTGCCTGATTATAAACGTGCTACTGGTGGCCCGATGGGAAGATACTGGGGATTTGTTGCAGATGGTTTATTCCAGTCGGAAGAAGAAATAGCCCATAGCGCTGTTTTCGGTCCGACATTACCCGGTGATATCAAGCTGAAAGATATTAATGGCGATGGTAAGATTACTTGGGATCAGGATATGGTTCCAATTGGTCGTAGCAATACACCGGAAATGATGTTTGGTTTGAATCTGGGTGCTGAATGGAAAGGTTTTGATTTTAATATGCTGTTGCAAGGCGCCGCTCTGTTTGATGTAAATTTATGCGGATTGTATAGTAGTGGAATTCGTGATGATACATTCTATACGCGTCCTTTCTATGCTGATGGAAACACTCCTTATTATTTGGTGGAAGGTGCTTGGCGTCCCGATCATACCGATGCTAAATATCCCCGTTTAGGAATCGATTCGAGATCAAATGGTGGAAAATTCTCTTCCTGGTGGGTAGTAGACGGTTCTTATGTGCGTCTGAAGTCTATTCAGTTGGGATATACCATACCAAAGAAATGGAGTAAAAAGGCTGGCTTTGAAAGAATTCGTGCTTATGTGGCTGGTGGTAATCTGTTTACTTTATCCCATCTGGAGCACATGGACCCTGAAATGCCAAGTGTAAATCAGGGATACTATCCTCAACAGCGTACGTATGAATTTGGATTAAATGTAACTTTCTAA
- a CDS encoding RagB/SusD family nutrient uptake outer membrane protein — protein MKSVNKILTIFASACFTLSSCDIDPVLTSSYPDDITWSNETNLQLYINGFYSLIGGYYSITDDACADLLKANNPVANTNLFVFGSTPITSASNLFDNWNNRHSWQLTCCRALEGLEKHRENFTEEVAKRAEAEFRFFRAVANFDLAKRYGASFILYKQLPELGQKDHARCTPDECWDFIAEDLDFAAKNLPLRGTVEAGKLTSGAAYGMKARAMLYAERWKDASDAAAELKKQGYELYEDYGKLFLNRRAKPVANNESVIEFGYVYETLDYSFDYFNCPPSDGGYAEISPTETLVSAYQMADGKEFDWNNPEMAANPYEGREPRFYASILYNGCQWKGETLYTYEGSVDGYGLGGGTTCTGYYMRKLFDPEISKSQMRRTDLTFYYMRYAEVLLIYAEAMAMQDKLTEALEALNEVRDRVDLPAVSASTKTEFMKLLRHERMVELAFEGHRFWDLRRWGLATTVLNGTHMEGVKPTKVGDGYEYDVVDCDAGKTRVYLEKYNRFPIPIAEIQQNSACEQFDEWK, from the coding sequence ATGAAATCAGTAAATAAGATATTAACAATATTTGCTTCTGCTTGCTTCACGCTGAGTAGTTGTGATATTGATCCTGTTCTGACAAGTAGTTATCCTGACGATATCACTTGGTCGAATGAAACAAATCTGCAATTGTATATTAATGGCTTTTATTCTTTGATCGGAGGATATTATTCAATCACTGATGATGCATGTGCTGACCTTTTGAAAGCCAATAATCCGGTTGCCAATACTAATTTGTTTGTATTCGGTTCTACTCCTATTACTTCTGCCAGTAATCTTTTTGATAACTGGAATAATAGGCATTCCTGGCAATTGACTTGTTGCCGTGCCTTGGAAGGATTGGAAAAACACCGTGAAAACTTTACCGAGGAGGTAGCCAAACGCGCAGAGGCGGAATTCCGTTTTTTCCGTGCTGTGGCTAATTTCGATTTGGCGAAACGTTATGGAGCCAGTTTTATCCTGTACAAGCAGTTGCCTGAACTTGGACAAAAGGATCATGCACGTTGTACGCCCGATGAATGCTGGGATTTCATAGCAGAAGACTTGGACTTTGCTGCTAAAAATTTACCTCTGAGAGGTACTGTAGAGGCCGGTAAGTTGACAAGTGGTGCAGCCTATGGAATGAAAGCTCGTGCTATGCTTTATGCTGAACGTTGGAAAGATGCTTCCGATGCTGCTGCCGAATTGAAAAAGCAAGGGTATGAATTGTATGAGGATTATGGAAAGTTGTTCTTAAATAGAAGAGCGAAACCGGTTGCAAATAATGAAAGTGTCATAGAGTTCGGCTATGTTTATGAAACGTTGGATTATTCTTTTGATTATTTCAATTGTCCGCCCAGTGATGGAGGTTATGCTGAAATCAGTCCGACAGAAACATTGGTATCAGCTTATCAGATGGCTGATGGTAAAGAGTTTGACTGGAATAATCCGGAAATGGCTGCCAATCCCTATGAAGGCCGTGAACCACGTTTCTATGCTTCCATACTTTATAACGGTTGTCAATGGAAAGGAGAAACACTTTATACATACGAAGGTAGTGTGGATGGTTATGGCTTAGGTGGTGGCACTACTTGTACAGGCTACTATATGCGTAAGTTGTTTGATCCGGAAATTAGTAAAAGCCAAATGCGTAGAACTGACTTGACTTTCTATTACATGCGCTATGCTGAAGTTTTATTGATTTATGCTGAAGCAATGGCAATGCAAGATAAACTTACTGAAGCATTGGAAGCATTGAATGAAGTGAGAGACAGAGTTGATTTGCCGGCAGTATCTGCCAGTACAAAGACTGAATTCATGAAACTTCTCCGTCACGAAAGAATGGTAGAGTTAGCTTTTGAAGGACATCGTTTTTGGGATCTCCGCCGTTGGGGGCTGGCAACTACAGTCCTGAATGGTACTCACATGGAAGGAGTGAAGCCGACAAAAGTAGGCGACGGATATGAATACGATGTTGTGGATTGTGATGCTGGTAAAACGCGTGTTTATCTGGAAAAATACAACCGTTTCCCTATTCCTATTGCAGAAATTCAGCAGAACTCTGCTTGTGAACAGTTTGATGAATGGAAATAA